Proteins encoded in a region of the Nitrospira sp. genome:
- a CDS encoding dihydrofolate reductase family protein, with protein sequence MLDIRTLYDGSGAQPSPCLTKILREAYDGELFFSNSSSRPLIFGNFVQTLDGIVSLKIPGKSGGAEISGSNEEDAFIMGMLRAYADAVVFGEDTFRNAPEHVWTAGCVCPAFETEFHALRKHVGKDSLHPLNVVVSGRGRVDLDEPLFRHEEIRSLVLTTEQGAARLHQKYGATLPATVHVLPGDAALDPSDMVALLHAEYGVKLFLHEGGPTLFSAFLEQSLLDELFLTMAPQIVGRSRTGERPAFSGPLELIPKQAIWGTLLSVKRSKSGHLFLRYRV encoded by the coding sequence ATGTTGGACATTAGAACGCTATACGATGGAAGCGGAGCTCAACCCTCTCCCTGTCTGACGAAGATCCTGCGCGAAGCGTATGATGGAGAATTGTTCTTCAGCAATTCATCGAGCAGACCGCTGATCTTCGGCAACTTCGTACAGACATTGGACGGTATTGTCTCACTGAAGATTCCAGGTAAATCGGGAGGCGCGGAGATCAGTGGGAGCAATGAAGAGGATGCGTTCATCATGGGGATGTTACGCGCCTATGCCGACGCGGTCGTGTTCGGAGAAGATACCTTTCGGAACGCGCCCGAGCATGTTTGGACTGCGGGCTGCGTGTGTCCCGCATTCGAGACGGAGTTTCACGCACTTCGCAAACATGTGGGTAAGGACTCTCTCCATCCTCTGAATGTCGTCGTGAGCGGCAGAGGCCGTGTCGACCTGGACGAACCATTGTTTAGACATGAAGAGATCCGGAGCCTCGTGCTGACGACCGAACAAGGCGCCGCGCGTTTGCATCAAAAATACGGAGCCACGTTACCGGCTACGGTCCACGTACTTCCAGGCGACGCGGCGCTCGATCCATCAGATATGGTTGCGCTGCTCCATGCCGAGTATGGAGTGAAGCTTTTCCTCCACGAAGGAGGGCCGACGTTGTTTTCAGCTTTCCTGGAACAATCGCTGCTCGACGAATTGTTTCTCACCATGGCCCCTCAAATCGTCGGGCGAAGCCGGACGGGAGAGCGGCCGGCTTTTTCCGGCCCGCTTGAGTTGATCCCCAAGCAGGCAATCTGGGGAACCCTGCTATCCGTGAAACGGTCCAAGAGCGGTCATCTGTTTCTACGCTATCGAGTTTGA
- a CDS encoding sorbosone dehydrogenase family protein, whose protein sequence is MRSNRVRKGTVMNRVVVAVCASLILCFIGNRIEAGSLPLDTIKLPPGFTIAVYADNVPNARGMTLGQDGTLFVGTQEKGDVYAVLDKNGDQRADEVLTIARGLHMPVGVAYRKGSLYVSAVDRILRFDNVDTRLKDVPPPVVIPHRLPKETSHGWKFIAFGPDGKLYVPVGAPCNICEPDPDRYALIGRLNPDGSEYEIVARGVRNSVGFDWDPTTHDLWFTDNGRDHLGDNQPPDELNHAAKPGQHFGYPYCHGGTIADPEYGRRHACREFTAPAANLGPHVASLGMRFYTGTMFPKEYRNQIFIAEHGSWNRSEKIGYRITLVSRDEQGRTRYSVFAAGWLQGQKEWGRPADVLVMPDGALLVSDDSAGAIYRITYSEP, encoded by the coding sequence ATGAGGTCAAACCGCGTGCGAAAAGGCACAGTCATGAATCGTGTTGTCGTGGCGGTCTGTGCTTCGCTGATCCTGTGCTTCATCGGGAACCGGATCGAAGCCGGCTCTCTTCCACTCGATACGATCAAACTTCCTCCTGGTTTTACCATCGCCGTCTACGCGGACAATGTTCCGAATGCGCGGGGTATGACGCTCGGGCAGGACGGCACCCTCTTCGTCGGCACACAGGAAAAAGGCGATGTCTATGCTGTGCTGGACAAGAACGGCGATCAGCGCGCCGACGAAGTGCTGACGATCGCTCGCGGGTTGCACATGCCGGTGGGCGTGGCCTATCGAAAGGGCTCGCTGTACGTGTCCGCCGTCGATCGCATCCTGCGGTTCGACAATGTCGATACACGATTGAAAGATGTGCCGCCACCGGTGGTCATCCCGCACCGCTTGCCCAAAGAGACCAGTCACGGGTGGAAATTTATCGCCTTTGGGCCGGACGGAAAACTCTACGTGCCGGTGGGAGCCCCCTGCAATATCTGTGAACCAGATCCCGATCGCTACGCCCTCATCGGCAGGCTCAATCCGGACGGGAGCGAGTACGAGATCGTCGCGCGTGGGGTCCGAAACTCAGTCGGCTTCGATTGGGACCCGACCACTCATGACTTATGGTTCACCGACAATGGTCGGGATCATCTCGGTGACAATCAACCGCCGGACGAACTCAACCATGCGGCGAAGCCAGGGCAGCACTTCGGCTATCCCTACTGCCATGGGGGAACGATTGCGGATCCTGAGTACGGCCGCAGACATGCTTGCCGGGAATTCACGGCACCTGCCGCCAATCTGGGTCCTCACGTCGCCTCCCTGGGCATGCGTTTTTACACCGGCACCATGTTTCCCAAGGAATATCGGAATCAAATCTTTATCGCCGAACATGGGTCTTGGAATCGGAGCGAGAAAATCGGATATCGGATCACGCTGGTGTCACGAGATGAGCAGGGGCGAACCCGATATTCGGTCTTTGCAGCAGGATGGCTTCAAGGCCAAAAGGAATGGGGCCGCCCTGCCGACGTCCTCGTCATGCCGGATGGTGCCCTGCTGGTCTCAGACGATTCGGCCGGGGCGATCTACCGAATCACCTACAGCGAACCCTAA
- the pqqE gene encoding pyrroloquinoline quinone biosynthesis protein PqqE, producing MNHEHRPYTLIAELTYRCPLHCPYCSNPLDLAEHGSEIGTDTWLRVFHEAEELGVVQLNLTGGEPLLRDDLDLLIEGAGKLDLYTNLITSGIPLTPERLSRLRTLGLNSVQVSIQSTRSSVSDRIAGAPSFNRKLDVMQWVTSLGLPLTMNVVLHRENIFEVEEFIALAERVSADRLELANTQYLGWALKNRVALLPTREQVERARTVAAEAKARLRGRMEVLFVTPDYYTEYPKSCMEGWGRRFIVINPEGLALPCHLAHTIPGLRFEHVAQRRLADIWHHSAGFNRFRGDDWLPEPCSTCERRAVDFGGCRCQAFHVMGDAGMTDPVCSLAPGHDHIESARAQASRTTEIPVLFDYRTGRGCSSR from the coding sequence ATGAATCACGAGCATCGCCCTTATACATTGATTGCCGAACTCACCTACCGGTGTCCGCTTCACTGCCCCTACTGTTCGAATCCGTTGGACCTTGCAGAGCATGGGAGCGAAATCGGCACTGACACATGGCTTCGGGTGTTTCATGAAGCCGAAGAACTCGGCGTGGTTCAACTCAACCTCACGGGAGGCGAGCCGTTATTGAGAGATGATCTGGACTTGCTCATCGAGGGGGCCGGCAAGCTCGACCTCTATACAAATCTCATTACGAGCGGAATTCCGCTCACGCCCGAGCGACTCTCTCGACTTCGCACACTTGGGCTGAATAGCGTGCAAGTGTCAATCCAAAGTACGAGATCGTCCGTTTCGGACCGAATCGCCGGAGCACCGTCGTTTAACCGCAAGCTCGATGTCATGCAGTGGGTCACATCGCTCGGACTTCCATTGACCATGAACGTCGTGCTCCATCGAGAGAACATCTTTGAAGTCGAAGAGTTCATCGCCCTGGCTGAACGCGTTTCCGCCGATCGGCTCGAGTTGGCGAATACGCAGTATCTTGGATGGGCATTGAAGAATCGCGTCGCGCTCCTCCCCACTCGGGAACAGGTCGAGCGGGCGCGAACCGTTGCGGCTGAGGCCAAAGCACGCCTTCGTGGAAGAATGGAGGTGCTCTTCGTCACGCCCGACTATTACACCGAGTACCCCAAATCCTGCATGGAAGGATGGGGCCGCCGGTTCATCGTGATCAATCCGGAAGGGCTCGCGTTGCCCTGCCATCTGGCGCATACGATACCGGGATTGCGTTTCGAGCATGTCGCGCAGCGCAGGCTCGCGGATATCTGGCACCATTCAGCGGGATTCAACCGATTTCGTGGCGACGATTGGCTGCCCGAGCCTTGTAGCACTTGTGAGCGCCGCGCCGTGGACTTCGGAGGTTGTCGCTGTCAAGCGTTTCATGTCATGGGAGATGCCGGCATGACCGACCCTGTCTGCTCTCTCGCTCCCGGCCATGACCACATTGAGTCGGCCAGAGCTCAGGCTAGTCGCACGACCGAAATCCCTGTTCTGTTCGATTATCGGACCGGTCGGGGGTGCTCTTCGCGATGA